A window of the Helianthus annuus cultivar XRQ/B chromosome 4, HanXRQr2.0-SUNRISE, whole genome shotgun sequence genome harbors these coding sequences:
- the LOC110937970 gene encoding probable glutathione S-transferase isoform X3, translating to MADELKLYAASGSPFVFRVELAFILKGVTYKTVEENIKNKSADLLKYNPVYKQVPVLVHNGNPIPESLVIIEYIDDVWKGYPILPQDPYEKSVVRFWAKFIDSTVFGSNGAEHAIAEAHKQLQVVENKLAVEGNKFFGGDNINLIDIAASFIAYWLGMLEEGTGIKFVPKDKFPKITEWADNFLKVEVVKDVLPPRVIPPKAQLLAFFKQRFGDS from the exons atggcggatGAACTGAAGTTGTACGCAGCTTCAGGAAGCCCATTCGTTTTCAGAGTGGAACTTGCTTTTATTCTCAAGGGAGTCACCTACAAGACTGTCGAAGAAAATATCAAAAACAAGAGTGCTGACCTTCTCAAATATAATCCTGTTTATAAGCAAGTTCCGGTGCTTGTACACAATGGGAATCCGATTCCAGAGTCTCTTGTTATCATTGAGTACATCGACGATGTCTGGAAAGGGTATCCAATCTTGCCACAGGATCCTTACGAAAAGTCTGTTGTTCGATTCTGGGCTAAATTTATAGATTCTACG GTTTTTGGAAGCAATGGAGCGGAGCATgcgattgcagaagcgcataagCAGTTGCAAGTAGTAGAAAATAAACTCGCGGTTGAAGGTAACAAGTTCTTCGGAGGTGACAATATTAATTTGATTGATATTGCTGCCAGTTTCATCGCGTATTGGCTTGGAATGCTCGAAGAAGGTACTGGAATAAAGTTTGTCCCGAaagacaagtttccaaaaataacCGAATGGGCTGATAACTTTCTTAAAGTTGAAGTTGTGAAGGACGTCTTGCCTCCGAGAGTAATACCTCCAAAGGCGCAACTGCTTGCATTTTTCAAGCAGCGGTTTGGTGATTCGTAA
- the LOC110937970 gene encoding probable glutathione S-transferase isoform X1, which yields MADELKLYAASGSPFVFRVELAFILKGVTYKTVEENIKNKSADLLKYNPVYKQVPVLVHNGNPIPESLVIIEYIDDVWKGYPILPQDPYEKSVVRFWAKFIDSTCILAILKVFGSNGAEHAIAEAHKQLQVVENKLAVEGNKFFGGDNINLIDIAASFIAYWLGMLEEGTGIKFVPKDKFPKITEWADNFLKVEVVKDVLPPRVIPPKAQLLAFFKQRFGDS from the exons atggcggatGAACTGAAGTTGTACGCAGCTTCAGGAAGCCCATTCGTTTTCAGAGTGGAACTTGCTTTTATTCTCAAGGGAGTCACCTACAAGACTGTCGAAGAAAATATCAAAAACAAGAGTGCTGACCTTCTCAAATATAATCCTGTTTATAAGCAAGTTCCGGTGCTTGTACACAATGGGAATCCGATTCCAGAGTCTCTTGTTATCATTGAGTACATCGACGATGTCTGGAAAGGGTATCCAATCTTGCCACAGGATCCTTACGAAAAGTCTGTTGTTCGATTCTGGGCTAAATTTATAGATTCTACG TGTATTCTTGCGATACTCAAGGTTTTTGGAAGCAATGGAGCGGAGCATgcgattgcagaagcgcataagCAGTTGCAAGTAGTAGAAAATAAACTCGCGGTTGAAGGTAACAAGTTCTTCGGAGGTGACAATATTAATTTGATTGATATTGCTGCCAGTTTCATCGCGTATTGGCTTGGAATGCTCGAAGAAGGTACTGGAATAAAGTTTGTCCCGAaagacaagtttccaaaaataacCGAATGGGCTGATAACTTTCTTAAAGTTGAAGTTGTGAAGGACGTCTTGCCTCCGAGAGTAATACCTCCAAAGGCGCAACTGCTTGCATTTTTCAAGCAGCGGTTTGGTGATTCGTAA
- the LOC110937967 gene encoding probable glutathione S-transferase, producing the protein MADEVKLYEDGRSPYVSRVKLALHLKGVKYESVVEDLSNKSADLLKYNPVYKKVPVLVHNGNPISESLVIIEYIDNVWKGVPILPCDPYEKADARFWAKFIADTCNPAIYEVHRSYGNEQAVLEANEKLQILENKLRVSGQKFFGGDNINLVDIAAVYIAYWPEIVEEAKGIKFFTRDKFPKVSEWADNFLNCQVVQETLPPRAQLLAYFKKRHEARNKA; encoded by the exons ATGGCAGATGAAGTGAAGTTGTACGAGGATGGACGGAGTCCATACGTGTCGAGAGTGAAACTTGCTTTGCATCTGAAGGGAGTCAAGTACGAAAGCGTGGTAGAAGATCTAAGTAACAAGAGTGCGGACCTTCTCAAGTACAATCCGGTTTATAAGAAGGTACCCGTGCTGGTGCACAATGGTAATCCCATCTCGGAGTCTCTTGTGATCATTGAGTATATCGACAACGTGTGGAAAGGGGTTCCGATTTTGCCTTGCGATCCGTACGAGAAGGCTGATGCTCGATTTTGGGCTAAATTCATAGCTGATACG tGCAATCCTGCAATATACGAAGTTCATCGTAGCTATGGGAACGAGCAAGCGGTTCTAGAAGCCAACGAGAAACTGCAAATACTAGAAAACAAGCTCAGGGTCAGTGGTCAGAAGTTCTTTGGAGGTGACAACATTAACTTGGTTGATATTGCTGCTGTTTATATAGCTTATTGGCCTGAAATAGTTGAAGAAGCTAAGGGAATAAAGTTTTTTACTAGAGACAAGTTCCCCAAAGTATCTGAATGGGCTGATAACTTCCTCAATTGTCAAGTTGTCCAGGAAACTTTACCTCCAAGGGCACAATTGCTTGCATATTTTAAGAAGCGCCATGAGGCAAGGAACAAGGCGTAA